The Deltaproteobacteria bacterium DNA segment CTCGCAGCGCGTGCAGGCCTGCTGGCAGGTGCAGAGGGTGGCGTGTGCGAACTCGCCCGAGGCGGTGATGCGCGCGCCGCTGCCCTGGCAGGTCGGACACGTCTTCAAGGCCACGGCTTCCATGGTGCTCCTCGCCCGACAACTCTAGCGCGCTGAACCGACGATCGCTTTCTACTCAACTCAGCGCAGCGCCGGAAGCGCGCCGTGGCTGCGCGCGTGCATCACCCGGTGCGCCCGGAGCGCGGCCTTGCGCGCGCGCGGGCTCATGCGCGGCAGCGCGGAGCCGAGCCCGCTGCGGACGTCGCGCAGCACCTGGAGCCGCGTCGCGAAGGGCAGGGCGCGCAGGTAGAGCAGGGCGAAGGCGTCGTCGAGGTGGGCCACGCGCGCGGCGGCCGCGGCGGGATCGTCGGACCTTCCGGAGACGAGCGGGCGCGCGCGCTCGGCCGCTCGACGAACGGCGTCGCTCCCTTCGCGCGCTGCCTTGCCGAGCGCGGCGCGGGCCTTCGCCAATCGATCCTGCGCGGCCTCGGGCGGCGCCTTGGGCGCGGACTTGCCCGTCGCGGCGCCCTGGAACCGTTTCCACTCCTCTTCGACCGCGCGGGCGCAGGCGCGCAGGGACTTCAGCGCGGGTTCATCGGGGCGCTTGTCGCGGGCGCGCTTCTCGGCGGCCTTTCGGATGCCACGGCAGATGACCTCGTAGGGCACGCCGCGGTCTTGCCAGCCGAGGAGAACGTCGGCGTCGAGGGGCGAGAGCGAGACGCCCGCGCCGCGAAAGGCGAGGAAGAAGTCGGTGACCTCTTCGGCGAACGTCGCTTCACGTGGCAGGAGGCCCATTCACCGCTCGCGCAACTGCCAGCCACCAGCCACCAGCGACCAGCCACGGCATCTCAGCCGTCCATCAGCACTTGAAACACTTCCTCGGCCGTCTGGTACCGCTCGCCGGCGTCCTTGCGCAAGAGCCGCGTGGCGATGCGCGCGAGCTGCTCGTCGGCCTGCGGGTTGAGCGCGAAGACCGGCGGCGCCTCGCTGTTCAAGATGAGGTCCCAGAGATCCAGCGGCGTCTTGGCGGAGAACGGCACGCGCCCGGTGATGAGCTCGTAGATCATCACGCCGAGCGAGTAGAGATCCGCGCGCGGATCCAGCTTCTCGCCGAGGAGCTGCTCGGGCGCCATGTACCGATACGTGCCCACGATCTTGCCGGTGGCGGTGACCGGCTCTTCCTCTGCGAGGAACTTGGCCAGGCCGAAGTCCATCACGCGCACGTGGCGATCGTCGTCGACCATCACGTTGGCGGGTTTGAGATCGCGGTGCACCAGCCCCTTGCCGTGCATGTACGCGAGCGCCTCGCAGATCTGGAGCAGCGCGTCCTTCAGCTTGCCGATGCGCTCGGCACGGTTCAGCAGCTCGAGATCCGGCGCGGCCAAGGCCTTCACCGCCGGCGCCTCGTCGCTCTCCTCGCGCTGCACCGGCGGCGCGGCTTCTTCTTCGTCGGTGAAGGGCTCGTCGGCGGCATCGGCGAGCGCGCGGATCTGGGCCACGCCCGCGCCGGTGGAGATGGAGATGCCCAGCGCGTCGGTGTCCACCTCTTCGCCCATCTGATCCAGATCGAAGCGCGGCACCTCGCCCGACACGTCCGAGAGCGATGTCCCAAAGATGTCCGCGATGGGCGCGGAGATGGGTGCGGAGTCGAGGTCGAGGTACCGCTTCAGATCCAGGCCCTCGATGAGCTCCATGGCGAGGTACGGATAG contains these protein-coding regions:
- a CDS encoding serine/threonine protein kinase — its product is MPPRQIGPYRVLHPLGSGGVGTVFRAQDIKRGGEVALKLLSTGGAMDPLAARRLAREFETLYELDHPNIVRVFDAGVYQGYPYLAMELIEGLDLKRYLDLDSAPISAPIADIFGTSLSDVSGEVPRFDLDQMGEEVDTDALGISISTGAGVAQIRALADAADEPFTDEEEAAPPVQREESDEAPAVKALAAPDLELLNRAERIGKLKDALLQICEALAYMHGKGLVHRDLKPANVMVDDDRHVRVMDFGLAKFLAEEEPVTATGKIVGTYRYMAPEQLLGEKLDPRADLYSLGVMIYELITGRVPFSAKTPLDLWDLILNSEAPPVFALNPQADEQLARIATRLLRKDAGERYQTAEEVFQVLMDG